From a region of the Coffea arabica cultivar ET-39 chromosome 3e, Coffea Arabica ET-39 HiFi, whole genome shotgun sequence genome:
- the LOC113736468 gene encoding polygalacturonase-like, producing the protein MANPICISGILFLSIFSLYSTLIAAYNVVNFGARGDGRTDSTAAFLRAWMSACSSASPATVYVPPGNFLIRAVSFSGPCRSRIQFQIDGTLVAPDNYYVIGNSGFWILFYKVSRLTISGGTIDARGNGFWSCRKDGNNCPAGARSMMLMWCNDVLVSGLTSYNSQTIHIGIDHSSNMKLQNLKITAPSGSPNTDGIHVESSTGVTIVGSTIKTGDDCISIGAGTMNLWISNIGCGPGHGISIGSLGNSYHEAGVQNVTVADSVFTETENGVGIKSWAKPGGSYARSLLFKNLIMRSVAYPIIIDQKYCPDNSCPHQSSGVKVSQVIYRNIKGTSATQQAVKFDCSSSNPCSGITLQDIKLTYLNRFYKPTVAYCSNAIGRQSGAVFPKSCF; encoded by the exons ATGGCGAATCCCATTTGCATTTCAGGGATActttttctctccattttcagCCTTTATTCAACCCTCATTGCAGCTTACAATGTAGTAAATTTTGGTGCCAGGGGAGATGGGAGAACAGATTCCACGGCAGCATTTCTCCGGGCCTGGATGTCAGCTTGCAGCTCAGCTAGCCCGGCAACAGTTTACGTGCCCCCAGGGAACTTCTTGATTAGAGCGGTATCTTTCTCAGGGCCCTGTAGGAGCAGAATCCAGTTCCAAATAGATGGAACTCTTGTTGCTCCTGATAATTATTATGTCATTGGCAACTCTGGATTCTGGATTTTGTTTTATAAGGTCAGTAGGCTGACAATCAGTGGTGGAACCATCGATGCCCGGGGAAATGGATTTTGGTCTTGTAGGAAGGACGGCAACAATTGCCCGGCTGGAGCCAGG TCGATGATGCTAATGTGGTGTAACGATGTATTGGTAAGCGGATTGACATCATATAATAGCCAGACAATTCACATTGGCATCGACCACAGCAGCAATATGAAGTTACAGAATCTGAAAATCACTGCCCCAAGTGGAAGCCCCAACACAGACGGCATACATGTGGAATCATCAACGGGTGTCACAATTGTGGGCAGTACCATCAAGACAGGCGATGACTGCATATCAATTGGTGCTGGCACCATGAACCTGTGGATTTCAAATATTGGCTGTGGCCCTGGACATGGAATCAG CATTGGTAGTCTGGGCAATAGTTACCATGAAGCTGGAGTCCAAAATGTGACAGTCGCCGACTCCGTTTTCACCGAAACAGAGAATGGGGTAGGGATAAAGTCATGGGCAAAACCAGGTGGTAGCTATGCAAGAAGTCTCCTCTTCAAGAACCTGATAATGAGAAGTGTTGCATATCCCATCATCATTGATCAGAAGTATTGTCCAGATAACAGCTGCCCACATCAG AGTTCTGGAGTAAAAGTTAGTCAAGTAATCTACAGAAACATAAAAGGCACTTCAGCAACCCAACAAGCAGTGAAGTTCGATTGTAGTTCCAGCAATCCGTGCAGTGGAATCACATTACAGGACATAAAACTCACTTACTTGAACCGTTTTTACAAGCCAACAGTGGCCTATTGTAGCAATGCAATCGGAAGACAAAGCGGCGCAGTCTTTCCAAAGAGTTGCTTCTGA
- the LOC113736707 gene encoding polygalacturonase-like, with product MASSLRASCIFLLSLTALLTITSAATLNVISFGAKSDGRTDSTQSFLKAWASACSSVQAATIFVPRGRYLIKAAVFRGPCKNRITVQIDGTLVAPDDYWGLGNSGYWLLFIQVNRLSVIGGTLDAKGAGFWACRTSGRNCPVGARSITFNWVNDGVISGLTSINSQLMHVVVNSCKNVKVQNVRIVAPDLSPNTDGIHVRGSTGVTISGSSIQTGDDCVSIGPGTRNLWMEKINCGPGHGVSIGSLGRDFNEDGVQNVTLINSVFSGSDNGLRIKSWARPTTAFVSNIKFQNIIMKNVGNPIIIDQNYCPDNRGCPRQTSGVKIDQVIYQNIQGTSATPVAVIFDCSPSNPCRGIKLRDIKLTYLNRKAQSLCKNIGGTAAGVITPESCL from the exons ATGGCTAGCAGCCTGAGAGCTTCATGCATTTTCTTACTATCATTGACAGCCCTTTTGACCATCACAAGTGCTGCAACCTTAAATGTGATCAGCTTTGGTGCAAAATCAGATGGCAGGACTGACTCAACTCAGTCATTCCTCAAGGCCTGGGCTTCAGCTTGTAGCTCTGTCCAGGCAGCCACCATCTTCGTCCCTCGAGGGCGTTACTTGATAAAGGCAGCAGTGTTTAGAGGGCCATGTAAAAACAGGATTACTGTGCAAATTGATGGTACTCTTGTAGCCCCCGATGATTACTGGGGTCTAGGAAACTCAGGGTACTGGCTATTGTTCATTCAGGTCAACCGCCTCTCGGTTATTGGCGGAACTCTGGATGCTAAGGGAGCTGGATTTTGGGCATGCCGCACGTCAGGGAGAAACTGCCCTGTCGGAGCCAGG TCAATAACTTTCAATTGGGTGAATGATGGAGTGATCAGTGGCTTGACATCGATTAACAGTCAGCTTATGCACGTAGTGGTTAACAGCTGCAAGAATGTAAAAGTTCAAAATGTAAGGATTGTAGCTCCAGACCTGAGCCCAAATACAGATGGCATTCATGTCCGAGGCTCAACAGGTGTCACCATCAGTGGCAGTAGCATTCAAACGGGAGATGACTGTGTATCAATTGGTCCTGGAACAAGAAACCTGTGGATGGAGAAGATAAACTGTGGCCCCGGACATGGTGTCAG CATAGGGAGCCTGGGCAGAGATTTCAATGAAGATGGCGTCCAAAATGTGACACTAATAAATTCAGTGTTCAGTGGATCCGACAACGGCTTGAGAATAAAATCATGGGCAAGACCTACCACTGCATTTGTCAGCAACATCAAATTTCAGAATATCATCATGAAGAATGTGGGGAATCCCATTATCATTGATCAGAACTACTGCCCCGACAACCGAGGTTGTCCTCGCCAG ACTTCTGGTGTAAAGATAGATCAAGTTATATACCAAAATATACAGGGAACATCAGCCACACCGGTCGCTGTAATTTTCGATTGCAGTCCTAGTAATCCTTGCAGAGGCATCAAGTTGCGAGACATAAAGCTCACCTATTTGAATAGGAAAGCACAATCACTTTGCAAGAACATAGGAGGAACTGCAGCAGGAGTCATCACGCCAGAGAGTTGtttataa